In Lacrimispora indolis DSM 755, a genomic segment contains:
- the dxs gene encoding 1-deoxy-D-xylulose-5-phosphate synthase gives MILELINGPEDIKKLTKQELDILSQEIRDFLVEKISVTGGHLASNLGVVELTMAIYLAFDLPKDKVIWDVGHQSYTHKILSGRRGEFDDLRQYGGISGFPKRKESPCDAFDTGHSSTSISAGLGLAQARDVLGENHFVVSVIGDGALTGGMAYEALNNAARIKKNFIIILNDNNMSISENVGGMSTYLNSIRTGEGYLDLKKHVTNVLSRIPVIGEQIIDKISRTKDGIKQLLIPGMLFENMGITYLGPVDGHNVKALSRTLREAKKLPHTVLVHVITQKGKGYALAERNPSKFHGVEPFNIITGESKKKKKNPSYTDVFSKTVCRLAEQDKRIVAVTAAMPDGTGLKRFSRLYPGRFFDVGIAEEHAVTSAAGMAAGGLKPIVAVYSSFLQRGFDQILHDVCIQNLPVVFAIDRAGLVGSDGETHQGIFDLSYLTAIPNMSVFAPKNLWELMDGMEFALSYNGPFAVRYPRGEAYQGLKNFRAPIEYGKGEMIYEESDIALLAVGSMVSTGEHVRQKLKAEGWNCTLANGRFVKPFDKELVDRLAKNHWLLVIMEENVLQGGYCPAVASYIHEHYPYVKVMNIALPDSYVEHGNVSLLRKGLGIDSDSIIWRLKKEYLDTERQNAEWKRTNY, from the coding sequence ATGATACTGGAATTAATAAATGGGCCTGAGGATATCAAAAAGCTGACAAAGCAGGAGCTTGATATTTTAAGCCAGGAAATTCGTGATTTTTTGGTAGAGAAAATAAGCGTCACAGGCGGTCATCTGGCTTCCAATCTGGGAGTGGTGGAACTGACCATGGCCATATATCTGGCTTTTGACCTTCCAAAGGATAAAGTCATCTGGGACGTAGGACATCAGTCCTATACCCATAAAATATTAAGCGGCAGAAGAGGAGAGTTTGATGATCTGCGGCAGTACGGCGGCATAAGCGGCTTTCCAAAGAGAAAAGAAAGCCCTTGTGATGCCTTTGATACCGGTCACAGCTCTACCTCTATTTCCGCCGGGCTGGGACTGGCCCAGGCAAGAGATGTGCTGGGTGAGAATCATTTCGTGGTATCCGTCATCGGAGACGGAGCCTTAACAGGCGGAATGGCTTATGAAGCTTTAAACAATGCGGCCAGGATAAAGAAAAATTTCATCATTATCCTAAACGATAATAACATGTCCATCTCCGAAAATGTGGGAGGCATGTCTACGTATTTAAACAGCATCCGTACCGGAGAGGGGTATCTGGATTTAAAGAAGCACGTGACCAATGTGCTGTCCAGGATCCCGGTCATCGGAGAGCAGATCATCGATAAGATCAGCAGGACAAAGGACGGCATCAAGCAGCTTCTCATACCAGGGATGCTGTTTGAAAACATGGGAATTACCTATCTTGGACCTGTGGATGGCCATAATGTAAAGGCTCTTTCCAGGACCTTAAGGGAGGCGAAAAAGCTTCCGCATACGGTTCTGGTCCATGTGATCACCCAGAAAGGCAAGGGATATGCCCTGGCGGAGAGGAATCCTTCCAAATTCCATGGAGTGGAGCCTTTCAATATTATCACCGGAGAATCGAAAAAGAAGAAGAAAAATCCCAGCTATACGGATGTGTTTTCCAAAACCGTCTGTCGTCTGGCTGAACAAGATAAAAGAATCGTGGCGGTAACGGCGGCCATGCCGGATGGAACAGGTTTAAAGCGGTTTTCCCGTCTATATCCGGGCCGTTTTTTTGACGTGGGAATTGCGGAGGAACATGCGGTGACCTCGGCGGCCGGAATGGCGGCCGGCGGCTTAAAGCCGATTGTGGCCGTTTATTCATCATTTTTACAGCGTGGCTTTGACCAGATTCTTCATGATGTATGCATCCAGAACCTGCCGGTTGTCTTTGCTATAGACCGTGCGGGACTTGTAGGCAGCGACGGGGAGACTCATCAGGGGATTTTTGATTTGTCCTATTTGACTGCCATCCCCAATATGAGCGTGTTTGCACCGAAAAATTTATGGGAGCTCATGGATGGAATGGAATTTGCTCTTTCCTATAATGGCCCTTTTGCGGTGCGCTATCCAAGAGGAGAGGCATACCAGGGTTTAAAGAATTTCCGCGCCCCCATTGAATACGGCAAGGGAGAGATGATTTATGAGGAAAGTGATATCGCTCTTCTGGCAGTGGGAAGCATGGTGAGCACGGGAGAGCATGTGAGGCAAAAGCTGAAGGCGGAAGGCTGGAACTGCACTCTGGCTAACGGACGGTTCGTGAAGCCTTTTGACAAAGAACTGGTGGACCGGCTGGCAAAGAATCACTGGCTTTTGGTGATCATGGAAGAAAATGTACTTCAGGGAGGTTATTGCCCTGCGGTTGCCAGCTATATTCATGAGCATTATCCATATGTAAAGGTCATGAACATCGCCTTGCCGGATTCCTATGTGGAGCATGGCAACGTGTCCCTTCTTCGCAAGGGACTGGGCATTGACAGTGATTCCATCATATGGAGGCTTAAAAAGGAATATCTGGACACAGAACGTCAGAACGCGGAATGGAAAAGGACAAATTATTAA
- the xseB gene encoding exodeoxyribonuclease VII small subunit has protein sequence MAAKKEKTIEETFSELEELIKKLESGESSLEESFQYYETGMKLVKFCNEKIDKVEKKIIVLEENGEEHEL, from the coding sequence ATGGCGGCAAAAAAAGAAAAGACCATTGAAGAGACATTCAGCGAGCTGGAAGAGCTCATTAAGAAACTGGAAAGCGGAGAAAGCTCTCTGGAGGAATCCTTCCAGTATTATGAGACAGGCATGAAGCTTGTAAAGTTCTGCAATGAAAAAATAGATAAGGTTGAAAAGAAGATTATCGTGTTAGAGGAAAATGGTGAGGAACATGAACTTTAA
- a CDS encoding polyprenyl synthetase family protein, which yields MNFNEVFSARTEEVGHIVETYLPPVEGYQSTVLAAMDYSVRAGGKRLRPMLMEETYRLFGGRGKEIEPFMAAIEMIHTSSLIHDDLPCMDNDTLRRGLPTAWVKFGYDMAVLAGDGLLIYSMETAAKALSMSGRPDLVARCMGILAEKTGIYGMIGGQTVDVELAGKPIPKEKLNFIYRLKTGALIEASMMIGAVLGGADEAQLKLVENMASCLGMAFQIQDDILDLISSEEVLGKPVLSDEKNHKTTYVTLEGIKKAKQDVEMISEEAISCLHELPGQNEFLEALIRMLVNREK from the coding sequence ATGAACTTTAATGAAGTGTTTTCTGCCCGCACAGAAGAAGTGGGGCACATTGTGGAAACATACCTTCCTCCTGTGGAGGGCTATCAGAGTACGGTGCTGGCGGCGATGGATTACAGCGTCAGGGCCGGAGGAAAAAGGCTTCGTCCCATGCTGATGGAGGAGACCTACCGATTATTCGGCGGCAGGGGAAAAGAGATCGAGCCGTTTATGGCGGCGATTGAGATGATTCACACCTCCTCCCTGATCCACGATGACCTTCCCTGTATGGATAATGATACCCTGCGCCGGGGCTTGCCTACGGCATGGGTGAAATTCGGCTATGACATGGCAGTGCTGGCAGGAGACGGCCTGCTGATTTATTCCATGGAGACGGCTGCAAAAGCTCTTTCCATGAGCGGCAGGCCGGATCTGGTTGCCAGATGCATGGGGATCTTAGCGGAGAAAACAGGAATCTATGGAATGATAGGCGGTCAGACCGTTGATGTGGAGCTGGCAGGAAAACCCATTCCCAAGGAAAAGCTGAATTTCATTTACCGGCTGAAGACAGGAGCGCTTATAGAGGCTTCCATGATGATCGGAGCCGTTCTTGGAGGAGCGGATGAAGCACAGCTGAAGCTGGTGGAGAACATGGCTTCCTGCCTCGGAATGGCGTTTCAGATCCAGGATGATATCCTGGACTTAATCAGCAGTGAGGAGGTTCTTGGAAAGCCTGTACTCAGCGATGAAAAGAACCACAAAACCACCTATGTAACCCTGGAGGGAATAAAAAAGGCGAAGCAGGATGTGGAGATGATTTCAGAAGAGGCGATTTCCTGCCTCCATGAGCTTCCCGGACAGAATGAATTTCTGGAAGCACTCATACGGATGCTGGTGAACCGGGAAAAGTAA
- a CDS encoding TlyA family RNA methyltransferase has translation MKERLDVLLVKQGLAESREKAKAIIMSGIVYVGGEKEDKAGTTFDENSIIEVRGSTLRYVSRGGLKLEKAMTHFGVTLEGKVCMDVGSSTGGFTDCMLQNGAVKVYAVDVGHGQLAWKLRNDERVVCMEKTNIRYVTPENLADPIEFSSIDVSFISLTKVLGPVKALLTDEGEIVCLIKPQFEAGREKVGKKGVVRERSVHLEVIRMVISHAESIGFEVLHLEYSPIKGPEGNIEYLLHLKNHRPGEEQPESQVDPEKIVKEAHADLTGRENGLPREGTEGDPDYSCR, from the coding sequence ATGAAAGAACGGTTGGATGTGCTTTTAGTAAAGCAGGGACTGGCTGAGTCCAGGGAAAAGGCCAAAGCAATCATCATGTCCGGGATCGTCTATGTAGGCGGGGAGAAGGAAGACAAAGCCGGCACCACATTTGATGAAAATTCAATTATTGAGGTAAGGGGAAGCACCCTGCGGTACGTGAGCCGGGGCGGCTTGAAGCTTGAAAAGGCCATGACCCATTTCGGCGTGACCCTGGAAGGCAAGGTATGCATGGATGTAGGCTCCTCCACAGGCGGTTTTACGGACTGTATGCTTCAAAACGGGGCCGTAAAGGTTTATGCGGTGGATGTGGGCCACGGCCAGCTTGCATGGAAGCTTCGGAACGATGAGCGTGTGGTGTGTATGGAAAAAACCAATATCCGTTACGTTACTCCGGAGAATCTGGCCGACCCTATTGAATTTTCCTCCATCGATGTTTCCTTTATTTCCCTGACAAAGGTATTGGGCCCTGTAAAAGCCCTTCTTACGGATGAAGGGGAGATTGTCTGCCTGATCAAGCCTCAGTTTGAAGCCGGTCGGGAAAAGGTGGGAAAAAAGGGCGTGGTAAGGGAAAGGTCCGTCCATTTGGAAGTGATCCGAATGGTTATTTCCCACGCGGAAAGCATTGGGTTTGAAGTGCTTCATCTGGAATATTCCCCAATTAAGGGACCGGAAGGAAATATTGAGTATCTTCTTCACTTAAAAAACCACCGGCCAGGCGAAGAACAACCGGAGAGCCAGGTGGATCCGGAAAAGATCGTAAAAGAAGCTCATGCAGACTTAACAGGACGCGAGAACGGTCTGCCACGAGAAGGCACCGAAGGGGACCCGGATTATTCTTGCAGGTAA